One region of Anopheles moucheti unplaced genomic scaffold, idAnoMoucSN_F20_07 scaffold_38_ctg1, whole genome shotgun sequence genomic DNA includes:
- the LOC128309167 gene encoding uncharacterized protein LOC128309167, whose product MSSLPLKRSRKLTNRANKKLKELFSEHHREESQDAEVPGTSRLVPQHSDSTSQGANQHQEIEDSSQPANPAVTSEISFNLSGGGVHGDAVLDDLDDSVDQEGGGNIIVHNQPRSSINEILAIFRQWTDLPLPKDSRTLLKTSTTISQEIRTVEGGEFWYKGIENKLNSYFQ is encoded by the exons ATGTCTTCGCTGCCGTTGAAGAGAAGCCGCAAATTGACGAATCGGGCCAACAAGAAGCTGAAGGAGTTATTTTCTGAGCACCATCGCGAAGAAAGCCAGGATGCGGAAGTGCCGGGAACGAGCCGGTTGGTGCCTCAACATAGCG ATTCAACGTCGCAGGGAGCCAATCAACACCAGGAGATAGAAGATTCGTCGCAGCCTGCAAACCCGGCCGTCACAAgcgaaattagttttaatctttctggtggtggtgttcaTGGGGATGCAGTTTTAGATGACTTAGATGATAGCGTAGATCAAGAAGGTGGTGGGAATATTA TCGTACATAACCAACCACGTTCAtcaattaatgaaattttggcTATTTTCAGACAATGGACCGACCTTCCGCTTCCCAAGGATTCACGTACGCTGttaaaaacatcaaccaccaTCAGCCAGGAGATACGAACCGTTGAAGGGGGAGAGTTTTGGTACAAAGGAATTGAGAATAAGCTCAACAGCTACTTCCAGTaa